A single window of Paenibacillus sp. SYP-B4298 DNA harbors:
- the purT gene encoding formate-dependent phosphoribosylglycinamide formyltransferase, with the protein MFGSPHSSHAVKMLLLGSGELGKEVVLEAQRLGIETIAVDRYSQAPAMQVAHRAYCIDMLDGQAVRSLIEQERPDYIVPEIEAIATDMLVELEQEGYKVVPTAKAARLTMDREGIRRLAAETLGLPTAPYRFAESQNELRVAALELGFPCVIKPIMSSSGKGQSVCRSEEELAHCWELAMEGGRAKKQKVIVEGFVRFESEITLLTVRSVSGTAFCAPIGHIQQDGDYIESWQPHEVTEDDLAQAHEIAAKVTEALGGYGIYGVELFLTRDGVLFSEVSPRPHDTGMVTMVTQDLSEFALHVRAILGLPIPGIRLLTPGASSTLKAGKEQAEFRIGGVEQALSLPATQVRLFGKPVTKPGRRMAVALSTAADVEQARETARQAASLLYIES; encoded by the coding sequence ATGTTTGGTTCACCTCATTCATCCCATGCTGTAAAAATGCTGCTGCTCGGCTCCGGCGAACTGGGCAAGGAGGTCGTGCTGGAGGCGCAGCGTCTCGGGATCGAGACGATCGCGGTCGATCGCTACAGCCAAGCGCCCGCGATGCAGGTTGCGCACCGCGCCTATTGCATCGATATGCTGGATGGACAAGCGGTGCGCTCGCTCATCGAGCAGGAGCGTCCCGATTATATCGTTCCGGAGATCGAGGCGATCGCCACGGATATGCTCGTGGAGCTGGAGCAGGAGGGATATAAGGTGGTGCCGACCGCGAAGGCTGCCCGGCTGACGATGGACAGGGAGGGCATACGCAGGCTGGCTGCGGAGACGCTCGGGCTGCCGACAGCGCCGTACCGCTTTGCTGAATCACAAAATGAACTGCGGGTGGCCGCGCTGGAACTGGGCTTCCCGTGCGTCATCAAGCCCATTATGAGCTCATCGGGCAAAGGGCAGAGCGTCTGCCGCAGCGAGGAGGAGCTGGCGCATTGCTGGGAGCTGGCGATGGAGGGCGGGCGCGCGAAGAAGCAGAAGGTGATTGTGGAAGGCTTTGTTCGCTTCGAGTCGGAGATTACCTTGCTGACGGTGCGCTCGGTGTCGGGCACGGCCTTCTGCGCACCGATCGGCCATATTCAGCAGGATGGCGATTATATCGAGTCGTGGCAGCCGCATGAGGTAACAGAGGATGACCTTGCACAGGCACATGAGATTGCGGCGAAGGTGACAGAAGCGCTGGGCGGTTATGGCATCTATGGGGTCGAGCTGTTCCTGACCCGGGATGGCGTATTGTTCAGCGAGGTGTCGCCGCGCCCGCATGATACCGGGATGGTGACGATGGTCACGCAGGATCTGTCGGAGTTCGCGCTGCATGTGCGGGCTATATTGGGCTTGCCGATCCCGGGCATCAGGCTGCTGACTCCGGGAGCGAGCAGCACGCTCAAGGCGGGCAAGGAGCAGGCTGAATTCCGTATAGGCGGCGTGGAGCAGGCGCTGTCGTTGCCAGCTACTCAGGTGCGCTTATTCGGCAAGCCGGTTACGAAGCCGGGACGGCGGATGGCTGTTGCGCTGAGCACTGCCGCAGATGTGGAGCAGGCGCGGGAGACGGCGAGGCAGGCGGCTAGCCTGCTGTATATCGAGTCTTAA
- a CDS encoding GDSL-type esterase/lipase family protein: MKHRPRGSALLWRAIAAAALLSTALMLFGFAYALQDVLNPAAPAGKGNSPALGERKPQREDKSVLNVVALGDSLTKGTGDVTGQGYVRRVVAGLSEQGMKAKLVNNLAINGLRTDQLIEKLEKDEGTRYALKQADLILFTIGGNDLSGLLRTVLQGGGELDMGIDKFTEELQAGIGRLETIFKRIHEVNGEAKVIYVGLYNPFYPIPELRPGSLQVQSWNNEAYRLSVNYPNMRLVPTFDLFESEAGVYLGSDRFHPNGEGYQHIAERVLQVLQEE; the protein is encoded by the coding sequence ATGAAACATCGACCGCGAGGCTCGGCGCTTCTGTGGAGGGCGATCGCAGCGGCAGCTCTGCTGTCGACCGCATTGATGCTGTTTGGGTTCGCTTATGCGCTGCAGGATGTGTTGAATCCGGCTGCGCCTGCAGGTAAGGGCAACAGTCCTGCGCTTGGAGAACGGAAGCCGCAGCGAGAGGATAAGTCGGTGTTGAACGTGGTGGCGCTAGGTGATTCGCTGACGAAGGGTACAGGCGATGTAACAGGACAGGGCTACGTGCGACGGGTTGTCGCGGGGCTGTCCGAGCAAGGCATGAAGGCGAAGCTGGTTAATAATCTGGCGATCAACGGATTGAGAACCGACCAGTTGATCGAGAAGCTGGAGAAGGATGAGGGCACGCGCTATGCCTTGAAGCAAGCTGATCTCATCCTATTTACAATCGGCGGCAATGATCTGTCCGGCCTGCTCAGAACGGTGCTCCAGGGCGGCGGTGAGCTGGATATGGGAATCGATAAGTTCACAGAGGAGCTGCAAGCGGGTATCGGGCGTCTGGAGACCATCTTCAAGCGGATTCACGAAGTGAATGGAGAGGCGAAGGTGATCTATGTCGGTCTATACAATCCATTCTATCCGATTCCCGAGCTGCGCCCTGGCAGCTTGCAGGTGCAGAGCTGGAATAATGAGGCGTATCGCCTCAGCGTCAATTATCCGAACATGAGGCTTGTTCCTACCTTCGATCTGTTTGAGAGCGAAGCGGGTGTATATCTGGGTTCGGATCGTTTCCACCCTAACGGTGAAGGGTATCAGCATATTGCGGAGCGTGTGCTGCAGGTGCTGCAGGAGGAATGA
- the parE gene encoding DNA topoisomerase IV subunit B: MTEQLETFAAGPRASDGNYGADDIQVLEGLTAVRKRPGMYIGSTTASGLHHLIWEIVDNAVDEHLAKFCDAIEVTIHSDQSVTVKDNGRGIPTGMHKTGVPTPQVVFTILHAGGKFGGAGYKKSGGLHGVGASVTNALSEWLEVEIYRDGKIHKQRFAYWIDKKGKEHVGEPVTGLEVTGNTNRTGTKVTFKPDARVFHGNTTINFDTLTERLQEIAFLNSGLKITVKDERSGKQELFHYEGGARQFVQFLNEDKNVLHEAIHFVGEKDDIEVEVALQYNDGYTETIASFVNSIPTRGGGTHETGFKTAYTRVMNEYARKTALLKEKEKNLDGNDLREGMMSVINIKMAEVEFVGQTKDQLGSASARSAVDAIVSEKMQVFLEENPQVAQALIKKAIQASRAREAARKARDEIRSGKKRSESSNLNGKLTPAQSKDTVRNELFIVEGDSAGGSAKQGRDSKHQAILPLKGKPLNPEKARLADILKNDEYKAIIAAIGAGVGPEFDASETNYNKIIIMTDADTDGAHIQVLLLTFFYRYMKPLIDQGKVYIAQPPLYKITRKSGKLEQVRYAWTDEQLNNYLKEIGKSYELQRYKGLGEMNPDQLWETTMNPESRMLLQVQIEDAAKAERRVSTLMGDKVDPRKRWIIENVDFQEYEE; this comes from the coding sequence ATGACCGAGCAGCTCGAGACATTTGCCGCAGGCCCGCGGGCCTCGGACGGCAATTACGGCGCTGATGACATTCAAGTACTTGAGGGCCTGACCGCTGTCCGGAAGCGGCCAGGCATGTATATAGGGAGCACGACCGCCTCAGGACTTCACCATCTTATCTGGGAGATTGTGGACAATGCGGTGGATGAGCATTTAGCCAAGTTTTGCGATGCGATTGAGGTAACGATTCATTCGGATCAATCGGTTACGGTGAAGGATAACGGACGCGGTATTCCGACTGGAATGCATAAGACAGGCGTGCCTACACCGCAGGTTGTATTTACCATTCTGCACGCAGGCGGGAAGTTCGGCGGTGCGGGATACAAGAAGTCAGGAGGCTTGCATGGCGTAGGCGCATCGGTAACCAACGCCTTGTCCGAATGGCTGGAGGTAGAGATATACCGTGACGGGAAAATACATAAGCAGCGCTTTGCCTACTGGATCGACAAGAAAGGCAAGGAGCATGTCGGGGAGCCTGTGACAGGGCTTGAGGTCACAGGCAACACGAATCGCACCGGTACGAAGGTGACCTTCAAGCCGGATGCCCGTGTCTTCCATGGCAATACGACGATTAACTTTGACACGCTGACGGAGCGTCTGCAAGAGATTGCGTTCTTGAATTCCGGGTTGAAGATTACAGTCAAGGACGAGCGTTCAGGGAAGCAGGAGCTGTTCCATTATGAGGGCGGCGCGCGCCAGTTCGTGCAGTTTTTGAATGAAGACAAAAATGTGCTCCATGAAGCGATTCATTTCGTCGGGGAGAAGGACGACATCGAGGTCGAGGTGGCGCTACAGTATAATGATGGCTATACCGAGACGATCGCTTCATTCGTCAACTCGATCCCGACCCGCGGCGGCGGCACGCATGAGACGGGCTTCAAGACGGCTTATACACGCGTGATGAACGAATACGCTCGTAAGACGGCGCTGCTCAAGGAGAAGGAGAAGAACCTGGACGGCAACGATCTGCGCGAGGGCATGATGTCTGTCATCAATATCAAGATGGCGGAGGTCGAGTTCGTCGGGCAGACGAAGGATCAACTGGGCAGCGCGTCAGCTCGCAGCGCTGTAGACGCCATCGTCTCGGAGAAAATGCAGGTGTTTCTGGAGGAGAATCCGCAGGTGGCACAGGCGCTGATCAAGAAGGCGATTCAGGCCAGTCGCGCTCGTGAGGCAGCTCGCAAGGCGCGCGACGAGATTCGCAGCGGCAAGAAGCGCAGCGAAAGCTCCAATCTGAACGGCAAGCTGACGCCTGCGCAATCGAAGGATACGGTGCGTAATGAGCTGTTCATCGTCGAAGGCGACTCCGCCGGCGGCTCAGCCAAGCAGGGGCGGGACTCCAAGCATCAGGCGATATTGCCGCTCAAGGGCAAGCCGCTCAATCCGGAGAAGGCCCGGCTCGCTGACATCCTCAAAAATGATGAATACAAAGCCATTATTGCGGCGATTGGCGCAGGGGTTGGCCCGGAATTTGACGCTTCGGAGACGAACTACAATAAGATCATTATTATGACGGATGCGGATACAGATGGCGCGCACATTCAAGTGCTGCTCCTGACGTTCTTCTACCGCTATATGAAGCCGCTGATCGACCAGGGCAAGGTGTATATCGCTCAGCCGCCGCTGTACAAGATTACGCGCAAGTCAGGCAAGCTGGAGCAGGTGCGCTATGCATGGACGGACGAGCAATTGAACAACTATTTGAAGGAAATAGGCAAGAGCTATGAGCTTCAGCGCTACAAAGGGCTGGGCGAGATGAATCCCGACCAGCTCTGGGAGACGACGATGAATCCGGAGTCGCGCATGCTGCTGCAGGTTCAGATTGAGGATGCCGCCAAAGCGGAGCGGCGCGTATCGACGCTGATGGGAGACAAGGTTGACCCGCGTAAGCGATGGATTATTGAGAATGTCGATTTTCAGGAATATGAGGAATAG
- a CDS encoding ABC transporter permease, whose translation MSSLLPLIQNETMKIWKKKRFFVILLILAILIPIFTYAQMRMAMNNEEKFSDWRNQVIQQINDYQNALTSDRIPEEFKKYRQIMVQQLTYYLENDVNPSAPNAVTFTRGFVNNAVTLFIPLLVLAIGSDLVSGERSSGTIKMLLTRPVRRWKILLAKLIALIFYISLTMLSTLVLCYAISGVFFGYGGWQLPVFTGFQINGAEVDSSSVRAVPHWLYIMMQAGLAWFSALIVGLLALMVSVLVRSTAASIVTMMATIIAGTILANMASSWDAAKYIFSVNLQLTSYLDGSPPPIEGMTLLFSIGVLSVWGLAALIVSFGVFTKQDILN comes from the coding sequence TTGTCTAGTTTACTGCCGCTGATTCAGAATGAAACGATGAAAATTTGGAAGAAGAAGCGTTTCTTTGTCATTCTGCTCATACTAGCGATTTTGATCCCGATCTTCACCTATGCACAGATGAGGATGGCCATGAACAATGAGGAGAAGTTTTCGGATTGGCGCAATCAGGTCATTCAGCAAATTAACGATTACCAGAATGCGCTCACCAGTGACCGAATTCCCGAGGAATTTAAGAAATACCGTCAGATTATGGTGCAGCAGCTCACCTACTATTTGGAGAATGATGTCAATCCGAGCGCGCCCAATGCCGTCACCTTTACAAGAGGCTTCGTCAATAATGCGGTGACGCTGTTCATTCCGCTGCTCGTCCTGGCGATCGGGTCTGACCTCGTATCAGGTGAACGATCCAGCGGAACGATTAAGATGCTGCTTACCCGCCCGGTGCGCCGGTGGAAGATTTTGCTGGCGAAGCTGATCGCGCTCATTTTTTATATTTCACTGACGATGCTATCCACTTTGGTTTTGTGTTATGCTATATCGGGAGTTTTCTTTGGCTATGGGGGCTGGCAGTTGCCGGTGTTCACCGGCTTCCAGATTAACGGGGCAGAGGTGGACAGCAGCAGCGTGCGCGCCGTGCCGCATTGGCTCTATATTATGATGCAGGCAGGGCTGGCCTGGTTCTCGGCGCTGATCGTCGGCTTGCTGGCATTGATGGTGTCGGTGCTCGTTCGCAGCACGGCAGCCAGCATCGTGACGATGATGGCTACGATTATCGCAGGGACGATACTCGCCAACATGGCCTCATCCTGGGATGCCGCCAAATATATATTCTCCGTCAACCTGCAGTTGACCAGCTACCTGGACGGCTCGCCGCCGCCCATCGAAGGCATGACGCTGCTATTCTCGATCGGTGTGCTGTCCGTATGGGGGCTTGCTGCGCTAATCGTCTCGTTTGGCGTCTTTACGAAACAGGACATCTTGAATTAA
- a CDS encoding ABC transporter ATP-binding protein encodes MSEQQSTSKSKRERFVYEDDQLIEKPFNWAQLRRLFHYMKPYKRQLLPIILVMMVLGTATRLAIPALIILAIDEAIWPKGGNPSLSLLYTYAAIMLGLYVIQWAANTLRIKYTNIIGQRIIYDLRHDLFTHIQRLSFRFFDKRPAGSVLVRITNDINALQDLFTNGVVNLMMDCVQLIGIIIILLVWNFQLGAAVMITVPIMFFVSASLRKRIRFAWQDVRIKQSRINAHLNESIQGIKVTQAYVQESNNIHYFDKMNQVNMKAWHKASALNQSFGPVIEMTSAIGTLILFWYGSHLIQTGIITVGVLVGFANYIGNFWDPINRLGQMYSQLLIAMASSERIFEFIDEQPSVPELAQPKPLQQIEGRVRFENIVFEYEPGRPALKNISLDVKAGQSIALVGHTGSGKSTIINLLCRFYDPVEGRVLIDGQDIREVSLSSLRSQVSIVLQDTFIFSGTIRDNIRYGRLDATDEEVELAAQAVNAHEFIAALPDGYDTEVEERGNVLSMGQRQLLSFARALLADPRVLILDEATASIDTETELKIQEALKTLLFGRTSFIIAHRLSTIRHADKIVVLDHGVIMEEGNHDELMQRQGIYAGLIEAQYRFLSA; translated from the coding sequence TTGAGCGAGCAGCAGAGTACATCCAAGAGCAAGCGGGAGCGGTTCGTCTACGAGGATGATCAACTGATCGAGAAGCCGTTCAACTGGGCGCAACTGCGGCGGCTATTCCACTATATGAAGCCTTACAAGCGGCAGTTGCTGCCGATCATTCTGGTGATGATGGTGCTGGGCACCGCGACGCGCCTGGCGATCCCGGCCTTGATCATCCTCGCCATCGACGAGGCGATCTGGCCCAAGGGCGGCAATCCGAGCCTGTCGCTCCTCTACACCTATGCCGCCATTATGCTTGGACTGTATGTCATCCAATGGGCAGCCAATACACTGCGGATCAAGTACACGAACATCATCGGGCAGCGCATTATTTACGATTTGCGCCATGATTTGTTCACGCATATTCAGAGACTGAGCTTCCGGTTCTTCGACAAGCGTCCGGCCGGCTCTGTACTGGTGCGGATTACCAATGATATTAATGCCTTGCAGGACCTATTTACGAACGGTGTCGTCAACCTGATGATGGACTGTGTTCAACTGATCGGCATCATCATTATTTTGCTCGTATGGAACTTCCAGCTCGGTGCCGCGGTCATGATTACGGTGCCGATCATGTTCTTCGTCTCGGCCAGTCTGCGCAAGCGCATCCGCTTCGCCTGGCAGGATGTGCGAATCAAGCAATCGCGGATTAATGCCCATCTGAATGAGAGTATTCAGGGCATCAAGGTGACACAGGCCTATGTGCAGGAGAGCAATAATATCCATTATTTCGATAAAATGAATCAGGTCAACATGAAAGCATGGCATAAGGCGTCCGCGCTGAACCAGAGCTTCGGCCCGGTCATCGAGATGACCTCGGCGATCGGCACGCTCATCCTGTTCTGGTATGGCTCCCATCTCATTCAGACCGGAATCATTACGGTGGGCGTGCTGGTCGGCTTCGCCAACTATATCGGCAACTTCTGGGACCCGATCAACCGTCTGGGGCAGATGTATTCGCAGTTGCTGATTGCCATGGCCTCGTCAGAGCGAATCTTCGAATTCATCGACGAGCAGCCGAGTGTGCCCGAGCTTGCGCAGCCCAAGCCGCTGCAGCAGATTGAGGGTCGTGTGCGCTTTGAGAATATCGTATTTGAATACGAGCCTGGCCGTCCGGCGCTCAAAAACATCAGCCTGGACGTGAAGGCCGGCCAGTCGATTGCGCTCGTCGGACATACCGGCTCAGGCAAGAGCACGATTATTAACCTGCTGTGCCGCTTCTATGATCCGGTAGAGGGACGGGTGCTGATCGATGGGCAGGACATTCGCGAGGTGTCGCTGTCCAGCCTGCGCTCTCAGGTGAGCATTGTGCTGCAGGATACCTTCATCTTCTCCGGTACGATTCGCGACAACATCCGTTATGGTCGTCTGGATGCGACAGATGAGGAGGTAGAGCTGGCCGCACAGGCCGTGAACGCCCATGAATTCATCGCGGCGCTGCCTGACGGCTATGATACAGAAGTTGAAGAGCGGGGCAATGTGCTGTCGATGGGTCAGCGGCAGCTATTATCGTTCGCCCGTGCGCTGCTTGCCGATCCGCGGGTGCTGATTCTGGATGAGGCGACAGCCAGCATCGACACCGAGACCGAGCTGAAGATTCAGGAGGCGCTCAAGACGCTGCTGTTCGGCCGTACCTCGTTCATTATCGCACACCGCCTGTCCACGATCCGCCATGCCGACAAGATCGTCGTGCTGGATCATGGCGTCATCATGGAGGAGGGCAACCATGATGAATTAATGCAGCGCCAGGGGATCTACGCGGGGCTGATTGAGGCGCAATACCGCTTCTTATCTGCTTAA
- a CDS encoding ABC transporter ATP-binding protein, whose amino-acid sequence MSQQLRAAASGKDSVLSVEGLRKRIKGKWIIHDVSFDVYPGEIFGFLGPNGSGKTTTIRMLVDLIKPTAGRVKIGGYDVQKQPEQALRYVGSIVENPEVYPYLSGWENLEHFARMQPGIDQERIREVVEIVGMDQRIHDKVKTYSLGMRQRLGIAQALLARPKLLILDEPTNGLDPKGIKELREFVRMLADQGMSVFISSHLLSEIQLMCDRVAIINSGRVLAVGKVTELLGQNASYVLWQLDKPEEGRRLLAAMPEVRLLQPGEHGIEDMVLSELPDALVTTVAAEAVSGVVSKLVANGIGVEAVQKVSPSLEELFLKLTGGEGIV is encoded by the coding sequence ATGTCACAACAATTGCGGGCGGCAGCCAGCGGCAAGGATTCTGTGCTGTCTGTGGAAGGTTTGCGCAAGCGAATCAAGGGAAAATGGATTATTCATGACGTCAGCTTCGATGTATATCCAGGCGAGATCTTCGGCTTTCTGGGGCCGAACGGCTCCGGCAAGACGACAACCATCCGCATGCTGGTCGATCTGATCAAGCCGACGGCAGGCCGAGTCAAGATTGGCGGATATGATGTGCAGAAGCAGCCGGAGCAGGCGCTTCGCTATGTCGGCAGCATTGTCGAAAACCCGGAGGTCTATCCGTATTTGAGCGGATGGGAGAACCTGGAGCATTTTGCGCGCATGCAGCCAGGCATTGATCAGGAGCGTATTCGTGAGGTAGTCGAAATTGTTGGCATGGATCAGCGCATCCATGATAAGGTGAAGACCTACTCGCTCGGGATGCGGCAGCGGCTCGGGATTGCGCAGGCATTGCTGGCGCGGCCGAAGCTGCTCATATTGGACGAGCCGACGAACGGGCTTGATCCGAAGGGAATCAAGGAGCTGCGCGAATTTGTCCGCATGCTGGCTGATCAAGGTATGAGCGTGTTCATCTCCAGCCATCTGCTCAGTGAAATCCAGCTCATGTGCGACCGTGTGGCGATCATTAACAGCGGCAGAGTGCTTGCGGTTGGCAAGGTTACAGAGCTGCTCGGGCAAAATGCCAGCTATGTGCTGTGGCAGCTTGACAAGCCGGAGGAGGGGCGCCGGCTGCTTGCTGCGATGCCTGAGGTCAGGCTGCTCCAGCCAGGCGAGCATGGAATTGAGGATATGGTGCTGTCTGAGCTGCCTGATGCGCTGGTGACGACTGTCGCGGCGGAGGCGGTATCTGGCGTGGTGAGCAAGCTGGTCGCGAACGGGATTGGCGTCGAAGCGGTGCAGAAGGTATCGCCTTCGTTGGAGGAATTATTTTTGAAGCTGACGGGAGGCGAGGGCATTGTCTAG
- the gyrA gene encoding DNA gyrase subunit A, whose translation MSTLEQFLPAFLEEVVGDRFGRYSKYIIQDRAIPDVRDGLKPVQRRILYAMYDSSNTPDKPYRKSAKTVGDVMGNYHPHGDSSIYEGMVRMAQPWKMAHPLVDGHGNWGSMDDDPAAAMRYTEARLSPIAMELLRDIEKRTVLFKDNFDNTTKEPVVLPARYPNLLVNGVSGISAGFATEIPPHNLREIIDGCIELMKRPGISLEEMMGIVKGPDFPTGGLVMGAEGIQEAYRTGRGRIYVRAKTEIEELRGGKQQIVITEIPYQVVKSRLVTAMETIRLEKKVEGIAEVRDESGRNGTRIVVELKKEADAQGILAYLLKKTDLQVTYNFNMVAIVDKAPKQLGILEMMSAYIEHQKEVVTHRTQYELEKAEDRAHVLEGLAKALNLLDEVIATIKASKNRQDAQNNLVASFGFTERQADAILTLQLYRLTNLEITSLEKELHDISKKIALYQSILSNEKKLQGVIRDELMEIRTKYGIDRRSEIRGEVEELKVNLEVMVTPEDVLVTLSQDGYIKRTSMLSYTRSGGELDNAGVKEGDVLRHLLEVNTIDSLLLFTRKGHYFVLPVHQIPEFKWKDNGTALVNVVPIAKEDAVISVLPVKDFEQSMSLVFATRNGQLKRTELKEYQTNRLKAITACKLGDGDEVVSVTPSDGTKDILLVTRLGMSIRFPESEVNPMGRVAAGVKGIQLKEEDEVIAALWVEGDEGELLVVSDLGYAKRTLLLDYPVQGRGGKGIQTFEFKEGKRIKPNGTVLVGALWCREERQLQLLLHGGEQPEPVSTEKAPLDERRSVGRLLVSLNKNDRVATVFVRAELSQQ comes from the coding sequence ATGAGCACACTCGAACAATTTTTACCGGCGTTTCTTGAGGAGGTTGTTGGCGATCGATTCGGCCGTTATTCCAAATATATCATTCAGGATCGTGCGATACCCGATGTGCGAGACGGCTTGAAGCCGGTGCAGCGCCGTATACTATATGCGATGTATGATTCAAGCAACACGCCTGACAAGCCATACCGGAAGTCTGCGAAGACGGTAGGCGATGTAATGGGCAATTACCATCCGCATGGCGACTCCTCGATCTATGAGGGTATGGTGCGGATGGCGCAGCCGTGGAAGATGGCTCACCCGCTTGTAGATGGCCATGGCAACTGGGGCTCGATGGACGATGACCCGGCAGCGGCGATGCGTTATACGGAGGCGCGGCTGTCCCCGATTGCGATGGAGCTGCTGCGGGATATTGAGAAGCGCACGGTGCTGTTCAAGGATAATTTTGATAATACGACCAAGGAGCCGGTTGTGCTTCCCGCCCGTTATCCGAATCTGCTTGTGAACGGGGTAAGCGGAATTTCTGCCGGCTTTGCTACGGAGATTCCGCCGCATAATCTGCGTGAGATAATTGACGGCTGCATCGAGCTGATGAAACGCCCAGGTATAAGCCTGGAGGAGATGATGGGCATTGTCAAAGGCCCGGATTTCCCGACGGGTGGTCTTGTTATGGGTGCCGAGGGCATTCAGGAGGCTTACCGGACGGGTAGAGGACGCATCTATGTGAGAGCCAAGACGGAGATTGAGGAGCTGCGCGGAGGCAAGCAGCAGATCGTCATTACCGAGATTCCGTATCAGGTGGTCAAATCCCGGCTCGTAACCGCAATGGAGACGATCCGTCTGGAGAAGAAGGTAGAAGGGATTGCCGAGGTGCGGGACGAGAGCGGGCGCAACGGCACGCGGATCGTTGTTGAACTGAAGAAGGAGGCGGATGCCCAGGGCATCCTGGCCTATCTGCTCAAGAAGACCGACCTGCAGGTGACATACAATTTCAACATGGTTGCGATTGTAGACAAGGCACCTAAGCAGCTTGGCATCCTGGAGATGATGTCCGCCTACATCGAGCACCAGAAGGAAGTGGTGACCCACCGAACGCAATATGAGCTGGAGAAGGCTGAGGATCGGGCGCATGTGCTGGAAGGACTCGCCAAGGCGCTCAATCTGCTGGATGAGGTCATTGCGACCATCAAGGCATCGAAGAACCGCCAGGATGCGCAGAACAATCTCGTCGCAAGCTTCGGCTTCACCGAGCGCCAGGCGGATGCGATACTGACCTTGCAACTGTATCGGCTGACCAATCTGGAGATTACCTCGCTGGAGAAGGAACTGCATGACATCTCCAAGAAGATTGCGTTGTACCAATCCATCTTGTCCAATGAGAAGAAGCTGCAGGGTGTTATCCGCGATGAGCTGATGGAGATCCGCACTAAATATGGCATCGATCGGCGCAGCGAAATTCGCGGTGAGGTGGAGGAGCTGAAGGTAAACCTTGAGGTGATGGTGACCCCTGAGGATGTGCTCGTTACCCTGAGTCAGGATGGTTATATCAAGCGCACCAGCATGCTGTCCTATACGCGCTCCGGCGGTGAACTCGACAACGCTGGGGTGAAGGAGGGGGATGTGCTCCGTCATCTGCTGGAGGTCAATACGATTGACAGCCTGCTGTTATTTACGCGCAAGGGTCACTATTTTGTCTTGCCGGTGCATCAGATTCCAGAGTTCAAATGGAAGGACAACGGGACGGCTCTTGTTAATGTGGTGCCGATTGCAAAGGAGGACGCGGTCATTAGCGTCCTGCCGGTCAAGGATTTTGAGCAGTCGATGTCGCTCGTATTTGCGACACGCAATGGACAGCTCAAGCGTACAGAGCTGAAGGAGTACCAGACCAATCGCCTCAAGGCCATTACCGCCTGCAAGCTTGGGGACGGGGATGAGGTTGTAAGTGTGACGCCGAGCGATGGAACGAAGGATATATTGCTTGTTACCCGACTCGGCATGAGCATCCGCTTCCCGGAGAGCGAGGTTAATCCGATGGGAAGAGTAGCTGCAGGGGTGAAGGGCATTCAGTTAAAGGAAGAGGATGAAGTGATCGCCGCGCTATGGGTAGAGGGCGATGAGGGCGAGTTGCTCGTCGTCAGCGATCTCGGCTATGCCAAGCGGACGCTGCTCCTGGATTATCCGGTACAGGGACGCGGAGGCAAGGGGATTCAGACCTTCGAGTTCAAGGAGGGCAAGCGGATCAAGCCGAACGGTACCGTGCTTGTCGGCGCATTGTGGTGTCGTGAGGAGCGGCAGCTTCAGCTATTGCTCCACGGCGGCGAGCAGCCTGAGCCGGTATCGACGGAGAAGGCGCCGCTCGATGAGCGCCGCTCAGTAGGCCGCCTGCTCGTTAGCCTGAATAAAAATGACCGTGTTGCAACGGTATTTGTGCGGGCAGAGCTGTCTCAACAATAA